Proteins found in one Actinokineospora alba genomic segment:
- a CDS encoding GNAT family N-acetyltransferase, translating into MADQVPPQRLAALADAPRIAELMRASVVELFPRFYGERETASAVAYIAHLDLTLIEDGTYFVHEADGEIIACGGWSRRGKLYTGSGPGDDDLRLIDPATEPARVRAMFVRADWTRRGLGRAILESCRRAAQAEGFGSLALLATLPGVPLYRSFGFRETERRAILMPDGVEIEGVMMTRGVEP; encoded by the coding sequence ATGGCGGACCAGGTTCCTCCCCAACGCCTGGCGGCGCTCGCCGACGCACCGCGGATCGCCGAGTTGATGCGCGCGTCCGTGGTGGAGTTGTTCCCACGGTTCTACGGCGAACGCGAGACGGCGAGCGCGGTGGCGTATATCGCGCACCTCGACCTGACGCTGATCGAAGACGGCACCTACTTCGTCCACGAGGCCGACGGGGAGATCATCGCCTGCGGCGGCTGGAGCAGGCGCGGAAAGCTCTATACCGGCTCCGGGCCGGGGGACGACGACCTCCGGCTGATCGACCCGGCCACCGAACCCGCCCGGGTCCGCGCCATGTTCGTGCGCGCGGACTGGACGAGGCGCGGTCTCGGCCGGGCGATCCTCGAATCGTGCCGACGGGCCGCGCAAGCCGAAGGATTCGGTTCGCTGGCGCTCCTGGCGACGCTGCCGGGAGTGCCGTTGTACCGGTCCTTCGGCTTCCGCGAAACCGAGCGGCGGGCAATCCTGATGCCGGACGGCGTGGAGATCGAAGGCGTGATGATGACCCGCGGCGTCGAGCCTTAG
- a CDS encoding enoyl-CoA hydratase-related protein, with product MADYQHIRVERTDSVVRITMNRPARRNSLSEDHLAELLDAFRAAGASDATGIVLAAEGPVFSAGHDFGDVSSRDLGGVRELLRLCTDLMRTIESVPQVVIARVHGLATAAGCQLVASCDLAVAAESAGFALPGGKGGWFCHTPAVPVARSIGRKRLMEMVLTGDVVDAHTAEQWGMVNQVVPDTDLDKAVSELLRRATRGSAASKALGKQTIYAQLDRPEADAYAIALEVMAAASQLPGAKEGMAAFLEKRSPVWPD from the coding sequence ATGGCCGACTACCAGCACATCCGCGTCGAGCGGACGGACAGCGTCGTCCGGATCACCATGAACCGTCCGGCGCGGCGGAACTCGCTCTCCGAGGACCACCTGGCCGAACTCCTCGACGCCTTCCGCGCCGCGGGTGCCTCCGATGCCACTGGCATCGTCCTGGCCGCGGAGGGACCGGTCTTCTCCGCGGGCCACGACTTCGGCGACGTCTCCTCCCGCGACCTCGGCGGCGTGCGCGAGTTGCTGCGGCTGTGCACGGACCTGATGCGCACCATCGAATCGGTTCCCCAGGTGGTCATCGCCCGCGTCCACGGTCTGGCCACCGCCGCGGGCTGCCAGCTCGTCGCTTCCTGTGACCTGGCGGTGGCCGCGGAGTCGGCGGGCTTCGCCCTGCCCGGCGGAAAGGGCGGCTGGTTCTGCCACACCCCCGCCGTGCCGGTGGCGAGGTCCATCGGCCGCAAGCGCCTGATGGAAATGGTGCTGACCGGCGACGTCGTGGACGCCCACACCGCCGAGCAGTGGGGCATGGTCAACCAGGTCGTCCCCGACACCGACCTGGACAAGGCGGTCTCCGAGCTTCTCCGCCGCGCCACCCGCGGCAGCGCGGCCAGCAAGGCGCTGGGCAAGCAGACCATCTACGCCCAGCTGGACCGCCCGGAGGCAGACGCCTATGCGATCGCCCTGGAAGTGATGGCCGCCGCCTCGCAGCTCCCCGGTGCCAAGGAGGGCATGGCGGCGTTCTTGGAGAAGCGTTCGCCGGTGTGGCCGGACTGA
- the ehuD gene encoding ectoine/hydroxyectoine ABC transporter permease subunit EhuD has translation MTWDWQFAANSVPLILQGLLVTLQITVLGSLVAYTLGLAFALVRRARVPVVDQVLHLFIEFVRSTPLLVQIFVLYYVFPSAFGISMSAFVTGVIAIGVHYACYTSEVYRAGIDAVPKGQWEAATALSLPRRRVWTSVILPQAVPRVLPALGNYTISMFKETPLLLAIGVVDLVNAAKAAGNESYRFVEVYTIAGLLFLLLSYPASLLVRRLERRVEPV, from the coding sequence ATGACGTGGGACTGGCAGTTCGCCGCGAACTCGGTGCCGCTGATCCTTCAGGGTTTGCTGGTCACGCTTCAGATAACGGTGTTGGGCTCCCTGGTCGCCTACACCCTCGGATTGGCGTTCGCCCTGGTTCGCCGGGCGCGGGTGCCGGTCGTGGACCAGGTGCTTCACCTGTTCATCGAGTTCGTCCGCAGCACGCCGCTGCTGGTGCAGATCTTCGTGCTGTACTACGTGTTCCCCTCGGCGTTCGGCATCAGCATGTCGGCGTTCGTCACCGGCGTGATCGCCATCGGCGTGCACTACGCGTGCTACACCTCGGAGGTGTACCGCGCGGGAATCGACGCTGTCCCGAAAGGACAGTGGGAGGCCGCGACGGCGCTCTCGCTGCCGCGCCGCCGAGTGTGGACGTCGGTGATCCTGCCGCAGGCCGTGCCCAGAGTCCTGCCCGCGCTGGGGAACTACACGATCTCGATGTTCAAGGAGACCCCGCTGCTGCTGGCCATCGGTGTGGTCGACCTGGTTAACGCGGCCAAGGCTGCGGGCAATGAGTCCTACCGGTTCGTCGAGGTCTACACGATCGCCGGCTTGCTGTTCCTGTTGCTGAGCTATCCCGCGTCCCTGCTGGTGCGGAGGTTGGAGCGTCGTGTCGAGCCAGTCTGA
- the ehuA gene encoding ectoine/hydroxyectoine ABC transporter ATP-binding protein EhuA, whose translation MIRFDNVVKRFGENTVLDGFTCRMAPGEFVTLIGPSGSGKTTILRLVMTLERVTDGLIEIDGSPLSHMHRGGKLVPADEKHLAGVRKRIGMVFQQFNLFPNMTVLRNLTEAPVRVLGLAPAEADERARDLLDLVGLADKADEHPARLSGGQQQRVAIARALAMRPDVLLLDEVTSALDPELVTGVLSLLGHIADTTDITFLCVTHEMGFARDVSDRVLMFDHGHVIEDAPPEQLFTDPREERTREFLQAVVGRT comes from the coding sequence ATGATCCGCTTCGACAACGTCGTCAAACGCTTCGGCGAAAACACGGTCCTGGATGGCTTCACCTGCCGCATGGCGCCGGGGGAGTTCGTCACCCTGATCGGCCCGAGCGGCTCGGGCAAGACCACGATCCTGCGCCTGGTGATGACCCTCGAACGGGTCACCGACGGTCTGATCGAGATCGACGGTTCCCCACTGAGCCATATGCACCGCGGCGGGAAGCTCGTGCCCGCGGACGAGAAGCACCTCGCGGGGGTGCGCAAGCGGATCGGGATGGTGTTCCAGCAGTTCAACCTGTTCCCGAACATGACCGTGCTGCGCAACCTCACCGAAGCCCCGGTCCGTGTCCTCGGCCTCGCCCCGGCCGAAGCGGACGAGCGAGCCCGCGACCTGCTCGACCTGGTCGGCCTGGCGGACAAGGCCGACGAACACCCGGCGCGCCTGTCCGGCGGCCAACAGCAGCGCGTGGCGATCGCCCGAGCCCTGGCGATGCGGCCGGACGTGCTGCTGCTCGACGAGGTGACGTCGGCGCTCGACCCGGAACTGGTGACGGGCGTGCTGAGCCTGCTCGGCCACATCGCCGACACCACGGACATCACGTTCCTCTGCGTCACCCACGAGATGGGCTTCGCCCGGGACGTGTCCGACCGGGTGCTTATGTTCGACCACGGCCACGTCATCGAGGACGCGCCGCCGGAGCAGCTGTTCACCGACCCGCGGGAGGAGCGCACGCGGGAGTTCCTGCAGGCGGTGGTCGGGCGGACCTGA
- the ehuC gene encoding ectoine/hydroxyectoine ABC transporter permease subunit EhuC gives MPDNANRIVSTILEGLPFTVIAAVGGIALTIVLSLAAGLALLSRSRPVRVIARVYVEGLRGTSEVVQLFWLYFALPALVGLQLVPLYAGILVLGLNHGAYGAEIVRGAVQAVPRSQVEGALALSFTPAQRMRRVVLPQAFVEMLPPFGNLFIQLLKSTALLSFIQVTEIVQRGEQLRPTHGADLPFIYVVELLLYLGLALVITGVMRLLERLAGRRIGRVPGGVR, from the coding sequence GTGCCGGACAACGCGAACCGCATAGTCTCGACGATTCTGGAGGGCCTGCCCTTCACGGTGATCGCCGCCGTCGGCGGCATCGCGCTGACCATCGTGCTCTCCCTCGCCGCCGGGCTCGCCCTGCTGTCTCGATCCCGGCCGGTCCGGGTGATCGCCCGCGTGTACGTCGAGGGGCTGCGTGGGACGTCCGAGGTGGTGCAGCTGTTCTGGCTCTACTTCGCCCTTCCCGCGCTGGTCGGCCTGCAGCTGGTGCCGCTGTACGCGGGAATCCTGGTGCTCGGCCTCAACCACGGCGCCTATGGGGCGGAGATCGTGCGCGGGGCCGTGCAGGCCGTGCCACGGTCCCAAGTGGAGGGTGCGCTGGCGCTGAGCTTCACGCCCGCGCAGAGGATGCGGCGAGTGGTGTTGCCGCAGGCGTTCGTGGAGATGCTGCCGCCGTTCGGCAACCTGTTCATCCAGCTGCTCAAGAGCACCGCGCTGCTGTCGTTCATCCAGGTCACCGAGATCGTCCAGCGCGGTGAGCAGCTGCGGCCGACCCATGGCGCCGACCTGCCGTTCATCTACGTGGTCGAGCTGCTGCTGTACCTGGGGCTGGCGCTGGTGATCACGGGCGTCATGCGGCTGCTGGAGCGGCTCGCGGGCCGCCGAATCGGCCGGGTGCCGGGGGGTGTTCGATGA
- a CDS encoding trypsin-like serine protease: MSLKYLVPAVAVVALTSVLSIPASAINSYNATPAPERTEVGALVVQWDNDDNPATPDRIDWMCSGTMVDRDTFLTAAHCTTDWAEGVRFYVSLAQNVQADLDAAALAHPGDPAAVGAAVGVEGIAHNDPAYPGNSADSHDISVVQLPAAALAARWSFTPATLPAAGKLDTLGPRGLDAVPFTVAGYGTQEAVRGPGGQTHPGGGVRMKAPVGFDALNNTWVRLHMTAPQGNGGACYGDSGGPNFAVIDGKRTLVATTITGDGPCYATNVSYRLDAPTARAFMSPFVALP; encoded by the coding sequence ATGAGTCTGAAGTACCTCGTGCCCGCCGTCGCCGTCGTGGCGCTGACCAGCGTGTTATCCATCCCAGCATCGGCGATCAACAGCTACAACGCCACCCCCGCGCCCGAGCGGACCGAGGTCGGCGCGCTGGTGGTCCAGTGGGACAACGACGACAACCCGGCCACGCCGGACCGCATCGACTGGATGTGTTCGGGGACCATGGTCGACCGCGACACGTTCCTCACGGCGGCGCACTGCACCACCGACTGGGCCGAGGGCGTTCGGTTCTACGTCTCGCTCGCCCAGAACGTGCAGGCCGACCTGGACGCGGCCGCCCTGGCCCACCCTGGTGACCCGGCGGCCGTGGGCGCGGCGGTCGGCGTCGAGGGCATCGCCCACAACGACCCGGCCTACCCGGGCAACTCCGCGGACTCGCACGACATCTCCGTGGTGCAGCTGCCCGCCGCCGCGCTCGCGGCCCGCTGGAGCTTCACCCCGGCCACCCTGCCCGCCGCGGGCAAGCTCGACACCCTCGGCCCGCGCGGGCTGGACGCGGTGCCGTTCACCGTGGCCGGCTACGGCACCCAGGAAGCCGTGCGCGGCCCCGGTGGACAGACCCACCCCGGCGGCGGCGTGCGGATGAAGGCGCCGGTCGGCTTCGACGCGCTCAACAACACGTGGGTGCGGCTGCACATGACCGCGCCCCAGGGCAACGGCGGCGCCTGCTACGGCGACTCGGGCGGCCCGAACTTCGCCGTCATCGACGGGAAGCGGACCCTGGTCGCCACCACGATCACCGGTGACGGCCCCTGCTACGCCACCAACGTGTCCTACCGGCTCGACGCGCCGACCGCGCGCGCCTTCATGAGCCCGTTCGTGGCCCTGCCGTAA
- a CDS encoding protein meaA, producing MPYPSDRERDRPWVMRTYAGHSSATKSNELYRRNLSKGQTGLSIAFDLPTQTGYDPDHELAKGEVGKVGVPVTHIGDMRTLFDQIPLGVANTSMTINATAMWLLSLYVSVAQEQAEAEGTDWHEVVAKLAGTTQNDIIKEYLSRGTYVFPPGPSLRLITDMVAWTVSNVPKWNPINICSYHLQEVGATPVQEVAYAMCTAIAVLDAVRDSGQVPAEKFGEVVSRISFFVNAGVRFIEEMCKMRAFTELWDEITRDRYGITDEKQRRFRYGVQVNSLGLTEAQPENNVQRIVLEMLAVSLSRKARARAIQLPAWNEALGLPRPWDQQWALRMQQVLAYETDLLEYEDIFDGSPVIEAKVNEIITGAREEIDRVQAMGGAVAAVESGYMKTQMVGSLAERRRLIEGGEQIIVGVNKFDTTEPSPLQAEGAKAIETADPAAELEAVEAVRRWRSERDAAVVEESLRKLREAAKTDVNLMDATLACAHAGVTTGEWSGALREVFGEYRAPTGVSGASAGGEAGVELAAVRERVKATGEELGERLRMLVGKPGLDGHSNGAEQIAVRARDTGFEVVYQGIRLTPDQIVAAAVQEGVHVVGLSILSGSHLEAVPAVVEGLRAAGAGDVPVVVGGIIPPDDAKILAERGVARVFTPKDYEMTQIMDEIVNVIREANKLP from the coding sequence GTGCCGTATCCGTCAGACCGTGAGCGAGACCGCCCGTGGGTCATGCGCACCTACGCCGGGCACTCTTCCGCGACGAAGTCCAACGAGCTCTACCGCCGCAACCTGTCCAAGGGGCAGACCGGCCTTTCCATCGCGTTCGACCTGCCGACGCAGACCGGCTATGACCCCGACCACGAACTCGCCAAGGGCGAGGTCGGCAAGGTCGGCGTCCCGGTCACCCACATCGGCGACATGCGCACGCTGTTCGACCAGATCCCGCTCGGTGTGGCCAACACCTCGATGACGATCAACGCGACGGCCATGTGGCTGCTGTCGCTCTACGTCTCGGTGGCCCAGGAGCAGGCCGAGGCCGAGGGCACCGACTGGCACGAGGTCGTCGCCAAGCTCGCGGGCACCACGCAGAACGACATCATCAAGGAATACCTGTCCCGCGGCACCTACGTTTTCCCGCCCGGGCCGAGCCTGCGGCTGATCACCGACATGGTCGCGTGGACCGTGTCGAACGTGCCGAAGTGGAACCCGATCAACATCTGCAGCTACCACCTGCAGGAGGTCGGCGCGACCCCGGTGCAGGAAGTCGCCTACGCGATGTGCACGGCGATCGCGGTCCTCGACGCGGTGCGCGACTCCGGGCAGGTGCCCGCCGAGAAGTTCGGCGAGGTCGTCTCCCGCATCTCCTTCTTCGTCAACGCGGGCGTGCGGTTCATCGAAGAGATGTGCAAGATGCGCGCCTTCACCGAGCTGTGGGATGAGATCACCCGCGACCGCTACGGCATCACCGACGAGAAGCAGCGCCGGTTCCGCTATGGCGTGCAGGTCAACTCGCTGGGCCTGACCGAGGCGCAGCCGGAGAACAACGTCCAGCGCATCGTGCTGGAGATGCTCGCCGTGTCGCTCTCGCGCAAGGCTCGGGCCCGCGCGATCCAGCTTCCCGCGTGGAACGAGGCCCTCGGCCTGCCGCGTCCGTGGGACCAGCAGTGGGCGCTGCGGATGCAGCAGGTGCTCGCCTATGAGACCGACCTGCTGGAGTACGAGGACATCTTCGACGGCTCCCCGGTCATCGAGGCGAAGGTCAACGAGATCATCACCGGCGCGCGCGAGGAGATCGACCGCGTGCAGGCCATGGGCGGGGCGGTCGCGGCCGTCGAGTCCGGCTACATGAAGACGCAGATGGTCGGCTCGCTGGCGGAGCGGCGCAGGCTCATCGAGGGCGGCGAGCAGATCATCGTCGGCGTCAACAAGTTCGACACCACCGAGCCGAGCCCTCTGCAGGCCGAGGGCGCCAAGGCCATCGAGACCGCCGACCCGGCCGCCGAGCTGGAGGCCGTCGAGGCGGTCCGGCGCTGGCGGTCCGAGCGCGACGCGGCCGTGGTGGAGGAGTCGCTGCGCAAGCTGCGTGAGGCCGCCAAGACCGACGTCAACCTGATGGACGCGACCCTGGCGTGCGCGCACGCCGGGGTCACCACGGGTGAGTGGTCGGGCGCGCTGCGCGAGGTGTTCGGCGAGTACCGGGCGCCCACGGGCGTCTCCGGCGCGTCTGCGGGCGGCGAGGCGGGCGTCGAGCTGGCGGCCGTGCGCGAGCGGGTCAAGGCCACCGGCGAGGAGCTGGGCGAGCGGCTGCGGATGCTGGTCGGCAAGCCCGGTCTCGACGGTCACTCCAACGGGGCCGAGCAGATCGCCGTCCGGGCCCGCGACACCGGCTTCGAGGTCGTCTACCAGGGCATTCGGCTCACGCCCGACCAGATCGTGGCGGCCGCGGTGCAGGAGGGCGTGCACGTGGTCGGCCTGTCGATCCTGTCCGGCTCGCACCTGGAGGCCGTCCCCGCGGTGGTCGAGGGTTTGAGGGCCGCCGGTGCGGGGGATGTTCCGGTCGTGGTCGGCGGCATCATCCCGCCCGACGACGCGAAGATCCTCGCCGAGCGCGGTGTGGCCCGGGTGTTCACGCCCAAGGACTACGAGATGACGCAGATCATGGACGAGATCGTCAACGTCATCCGCGAGGCCAACAAGCTGCCCTAG
- the ehuB gene encoding ectoine/hydroxyectoine ABC transporter substrate-binding protein EhuB, with product MVGQGWTRREFFRRTAAAGALATTGGWALSACTSVSSGDPLAAAKAAGKIKIGIANEAPYGFTDASGRVTGEAPEVARAVFKALGIADVEAVATNFDGLIPGVTARQFDMVAAGMNITPARCGQVAFSIPDYSALTALLVPRGNPEGVRGFDDVKAKGLKLAVLSAAVEKGYAESAGVAAIETLDSQDTLLRAVADGRVGAAALTDISLKDLVKKNPDIAVEVTPGFTPRDKGKDVVSAGGFVFRKDDTALLEAFNAELKKLHQSGEWLRIVEPFGFGKDNLPAGGLTTEKLCAA from the coding sequence ATGGTGGGTCAGGGCTGGACGCGGCGGGAATTCTTTCGACGAACGGCCGCGGCGGGAGCCCTGGCCACCACGGGTGGCTGGGCTCTCTCCGCTTGCACCAGCGTGTCCTCCGGTGACCCGCTCGCCGCGGCGAAGGCCGCGGGCAAGATCAAGATCGGCATCGCGAACGAAGCGCCGTACGGGTTCACGGACGCGTCGGGCCGGGTCACCGGCGAGGCGCCGGAAGTGGCCCGCGCGGTCTTCAAGGCCCTCGGTATCGCGGACGTCGAGGCGGTCGCGACGAACTTCGACGGCCTGATCCCCGGCGTCACCGCCCGGCAGTTCGACATGGTCGCGGCGGGCATGAACATCACGCCCGCCCGCTGCGGGCAGGTCGCGTTCTCCATCCCGGACTACAGCGCGCTCACCGCTTTGCTTGTGCCGCGCGGAAATCCCGAGGGCGTGCGCGGGTTCGACGACGTGAAGGCGAAGGGGCTCAAGCTCGCCGTGCTGTCCGCGGCGGTGGAGAAGGGCTACGCCGAGTCCGCGGGAGTGGCAGCGATCGAGACCCTCGACAGCCAGGACACCCTGCTGCGCGCGGTCGCCGACGGCCGGGTCGGCGCCGCCGCGCTGACCGACATCTCGCTTAAGGACCTGGTCAAGAAGAACCCGGACATCGCCGTCGAGGTCACGCCCGGCTTCACCCCGCGGGACAAGGGCAAGGACGTCGTGTCCGCGGGCGGTTTCGTGTTCCGCAAGGACGACACCGCTCTGCTTGAGGCGTTCAACGCGGAGCTGAAGAAGCTGCACCAGAGCGGGGAATGGCTGCGCATCGTGGAGCCGTTCGGCTTCGGCAAGGACAATCTGCCCGCGGGCGGGCTGACGACCGAGAAGCTCTGCGCCGCCTGA
- a CDS encoding DUF998 domain-containing protein, with product MTQTVGRDLVHSYLYLRRAIGLIGIALPPVLILGKILLDGGGLQNSLSGYYYTGMRDVLVGAMWAVGVFLFCYRGYSPIDDWVANIAGLSAIGVAIFPTSPSGGPNVAAADDKLLGYVHVAAAAVFFLSLAYFCLFLFTRRDAENPGEHNEVRNKIYVACGVAIVVCIGLIPVIAYLFDNETKALHPALWLESGAVLAFGVAWATKGKAIAILKD from the coding sequence ATGACTCAGACAGTGGGACGCGACCTCGTCCACTCGTACCTCTACCTGCGCCGGGCGATCGGCCTGATCGGCATCGCCCTGCCACCAGTGCTCATCCTCGGGAAGATCCTCCTCGACGGCGGTGGGCTGCAGAACTCGCTCAGCGGCTACTACTACACCGGGATGCGCGACGTCCTGGTCGGCGCCATGTGGGCGGTCGGCGTGTTCCTGTTCTGCTACCGCGGTTACAGCCCGATCGACGACTGGGTCGCCAACATCGCGGGCCTGTCCGCGATCGGGGTCGCGATCTTCCCGACGTCGCCCAGCGGCGGCCCGAACGTCGCGGCCGCGGACGACAAGCTGCTCGGCTACGTCCACGTCGCCGCCGCGGCCGTGTTCTTCCTGTCCCTGGCCTACTTCTGCCTGTTCCTGTTCACCAGGCGCGACGCGGAGAACCCGGGCGAGCACAACGAGGTGCGCAACAAGATCTACGTGGCCTGCGGGGTCGCGATCGTCGTCTGCATCGGCCTGATCCCGGTGATCGCCTACCTCTTCGACAACGAGACCAAGGCGCTGCATCCCGCCCTGTGGCTGGAATCCGGCGCCGTGCTGGCCTTCGGTGTCGCGTGGGCGACGAAGGGCAAAGCCATCGCCATCCTCAAAGACTGA
- a CDS encoding chitinase translates to MTLPAKRALVALLSAFSICVGLILAFTGQAAAANLVANPGFESGTLNGWSCSSAGAVTSGDAHSGSYALTGTPAGQDNARCTQTVTVKPNSAYTLTAWVKGAYTYLGATGTGTSDPSTWTPTSGVWTQLSTKFTTGASTTSVSIYLHGWYGQPAYKADDVILDGPGTTPPTTTTTAPTTTPSTTTPTTTPTTTTTPTTTTTTPPPTGLPAHVLTGYWQNFYNGARALTLAAVPTTYDIIAVSFADAVPGTPGAVTFTLDSGLSSQLGGYTDAQFKADIRTAQARGQKVILSVGGEKGTVTVGDTAAANAFASSMARLIRDYGFDGVDIDLENGINATHMASALRQIHAAGGKIITMAPQTIDMQSTSGGYFQLALAIKDILTIVNMQYYNSGSMMGCDQKVYGQGSVDFLTALACIQLQGGLRADQVGLGLPASPSGAGGGYQSPANVNAALSCLARRTNCGGFTPAVAYPTIRGAMTWSINWDASNGYAFANSVAAHLDTLP, encoded by the coding sequence ATGACGCTCCCTGCCAAGCGAGCGCTCGTCGCCCTGTTATCCGCTTTCTCGATCTGCGTCGGGCTCATCCTGGCTTTCACAGGACAAGCGGCCGCCGCGAATCTCGTCGCCAATCCCGGATTCGAATCGGGAACGCTCAACGGCTGGTCCTGTTCCAGTGCGGGTGCCGTGACCAGCGGCGATGCCCACTCAGGCAGCTACGCGCTGACCGGCACGCCGGCCGGTCAGGACAACGCGCGGTGCACGCAGACCGTGACCGTGAAACCGAACTCGGCCTACACCCTGACCGCCTGGGTCAAGGGCGCCTACACGTACCTGGGAGCGACTGGAACCGGCACAAGCGACCCGAGCACCTGGACCCCGACCTCGGGCGTGTGGACGCAGCTCTCCACCAAGTTCACCACGGGTGCGTCCACCACCTCGGTGTCGATCTACCTGCACGGCTGGTACGGCCAGCCCGCCTACAAAGCCGATGACGTGATCCTCGACGGCCCCGGCACGACCCCGCCGACCACCACGACGACGGCACCCACGACAACCCCGTCAACCACCACTCCGACGACGACTCCAACGACGACCACAACCCCGACGACCACCACCACGACACCGCCGCCGACCGGGCTGCCCGCGCACGTCCTCACCGGCTACTGGCAGAACTTCTACAACGGCGCCCGAGCCCTGACCCTCGCGGCCGTGCCGACCACCTACGACATCATCGCCGTCTCCTTCGCCGACGCCGTCCCGGGAACGCCCGGCGCGGTGACGTTCACCCTCGACTCCGGGCTGTCGAGCCAACTCGGTGGCTACACCGACGCGCAGTTCAAAGCGGACATCCGAACCGCGCAGGCCCGTGGCCAGAAGGTGATCCTGTCCGTCGGCGGCGAGAAAGGCACCGTGACCGTCGGCGACACCGCCGCCGCAAACGCTTTCGCCTCCAGCATGGCCCGGCTGATCAGGGACTACGGGTTCGACGGCGTCGACATCGACCTGGAGAACGGGATCAACGCCACGCACATGGCGTCGGCGCTGCGCCAGATCCACGCCGCGGGCGGGAAGATCATCACGATGGCCCCGCAGACCATCGACATGCAGTCGACGTCGGGCGGGTACTTCCAGTTGGCGTTGGCGATCAAGGACATCCTGACCATCGTCAACATGCAGTACTACAACTCCGGATCGATGATGGGCTGCGACCAGAAGGTCTACGGCCAAGGCTCGGTCGACTTCCTGACGGCACTGGCCTGCATCCAGCTGCAGGGCGGTTTGCGCGCCGACCAGGTCGGCCTCGGACTGCCTGCCTCACCCTCGGGTGCGGGCGGCGGCTACCAGTCCCCCGCCAACGTCAACGCCGCGCTGAGCTGCCTGGCCCGGCGGACGAACTGCGGCGGGTTCACCCCCGCCGTGGCCTACCCGACGATCCGCGGGGCGATGACCTGGTCGATCAACTGGGACGCCTCGAATGGGTACGCGTTCGCCAACTCGGTGGCCGCGCACCTGGACACGCTGCCCTAA